DNA sequence from the Labrus bergylta chromosome 13, fLabBer1.1, whole genome shotgun sequence genome:
AGATTCCTTTTGTATTTTAGGTTATATTCTGTGTAATTACCATGTACAAGAGGTCTATTTGGTCCACTGTGCATGTGCTTTTTAATCCTGTGCTTCCTCGTTTTAGAAATTCACTCCTTGCAGGCTTGGTTGACAAGAGGAGAGGCTGTGTTTGAGTGCAGGCAGTACAGTCCTCGGCCACCCGCAGGAATCATCCTCAATAAAATCATTCTGAGTTACGTCATGCTGCTTCTCAGCTGGTGTCCATGTTGATGTTGCATCTGTTACACAGTTGTTTCGATCTTTTCGATGATCTCTATCATGGACTTGGAGGGGGAGAGCAGAGAGCACTCGTCCTGGTCCCAAAGGCTTCCAGGGCTGGAGTTCCCGTCCGTGCTcagctcctcgtcctcctcctcgtcgCTCTCCTCCTCGCAGGACTCCAGGTAGTGCAGACCCAACGCGTTGATGCCAGAGTCCTCGGAGCTGGATGGAGAGGAGCAGTGGTCCATTTTGGGGCCTTTGATCTTATCCACAGGAGACcggtgtttgtgttcactgtaCACCTGCTGGACCGGCTGCAGGGGTGTAGGTGTGTGAGGGGTAGGCGGTGCATTCTTCACTGCTTGTCGAGGCTGAGAAGATGGATTTTTGGGCCTTTGAGGGGTAGCAGGAGCAGGTGGGGTAGGGGTAGGAGCATGAGGTGGCTCTGGTAAAGGAGGAGGTGGGCGCTGAACATAGCACATCTTTCCGTTAATGCGTTTAACAATGTAGTCATCCACAAAGAGATCGGCGATGACGCAGTACTTGGGCGACTCAAGGTAAGGGGGCGACTGGAAGCAGGGGGCGAGCTTCAGGAAGCGCTCGGCCAGAGAGACGGACAGGTCCATGGTGTTACTGTACTCTGTTTCAACAGGAGGCACGGCTGTGCTGGGCAGCTTGCACACATTGGTCATGGGCTGGTACACGTATTTGcctgaatgaaaaaataagaagagaaaaaaagacagaaaataagcCGGGAGGAAACTGCTGCAGGAGTTAATAATGTGAGGACTTTCTGAAGAACATAGTGGAACATTTAGCTGCCAAGGATACAGATATTTCTGGAGTTGTTACTGACCAAAATAGATCTACAAGGAGTATGCATATTGGGCTATGTATGCATCTGTTAGCCAGAGACATGTGCTTCATGAAACACTATATGAGTGTTTCAGCCAGATATTTTAATAAGCAACTATTTTCAGATACGTTCATCACATCGAGTGAAAGCATTATATATCAGTGTGTTCACAGCTTTCTTCTGCCAACACAGcccaaaagaagaagaaaatgcagaatggaataaataaaagtgtataaaTTCAAACTATGCAACCATGTGGAAACATTTTGGCAGAAATCCCAACAGAAGCATGCATGTGCACTCTAAAATCTATGTCGTATAAACACTGTTAACACATATCACTTGCTTCAGTGTAAATTAGTtgatatatattcatatttaatcGATTTAACAATGCAGAGTATtcctcatatttatttaaagatgcAGAGATTATGAAAATCCAGGTTATTACCAATGTTAAAACTAAATATTGAGCCGATTGCCGCTTCTGATGTTTTTCTCAGTACTTTttaattcttaatttttcaaatGTGATTTGATGTATTCAAATTCTTGGTAGTAGCCCCTTCTCTAGAAATATCACTGAAACATATCTTACAAACTGCATTTCTCTGATGTGTTAGACTCCCACACTGCCAACATTCTCTCACATGTTTcaccatgaaaacaaaataagttTGACTAACAGGTGACTTCTTCTGCCCAATAAACAACCTCTTCTCTGAGTCAGTTAAAGAAATGATATCATGAGAGCATTTCATTGATGAAGAGTCACATCAGCTGCAGACATCTGTGCATGTCACAATATTTGCCGAATGACCGATGCATTCCTGCATTTATTTGACGACTCTTGAAGTTGAACACATACATCTATCAGTCCAagcaaaaacatttgaacatgttCCCAACTCAAGGGTCCAAGCACCCCAAAGGGGGTGTCATATTAGATTGGCACATATTAACTAAAACCATGATAAAACACCTGCTAAAAGTTTATACAAAAGTATTTTGGTGAGAGAAAGTGTGAGGAGAATTATGTcagattttatcaatgaaaacattcaaattgatGTTAATTTTTGACAGCAATCATCACCTTCTTTCATGTGGGTTCTAAGGAGGTCTCAGTTTTTCTCAGATATAAGTAGGGGGGGCTCCAAGGAAAAAAGGTTGGGAGCCACTGCCTTAGTTCACAGGTTCTTATAGCTAGCAGAGGAATAAATGAGTGATGTTAATAACGTGTTTCAGTGATTGTTAACCACAAACATTTTTACGAAGGTGCCAGTGAGTGTGGATTAGAGTGCATGTAGTGTGTCTGTGATAACCTATCATCCCTCCTATTTTGGAGGCTGCTGCAATTTTCACACTACAAAGCATTTGTGCTGccagaggcaaaaaaaatacCTGCCCTTCCACCATCATCTCAAGAGGAGCTGCAGCCAGAGTGTAACATGGTTTATATTTCAGACCACGCAGAGCAGTGAAGAAACTGATGCAAGACTTAAttcaaaaatgatgaaaaacgTAACGGATAACGGCCATAAAAGACGATTTCTCAGATCATGCtgttgtgttgatttaaatctgcaacacattttgtattattaGACCAATGCAATATACAGTGCTTCTTAATCCTCTATGAGGTGAAAGCCATACATTTTCTGATAAGTGGCCTTATTCATACACAAATATTCTACGCCTTCAAAGTAAGTTATGCCTCCCATCTTGGCATCTCATGGTTTGTGGTTGTGCAAAATGACTGCTCGCAAATGTTACTCATTGTTTGCAGCCCACTGCCTCCCAACACCAAGCCGTGCTGCCTTTGTAGTGTTGCTCGGCTGTGTTTAACTGGCtccctggagagagagaaactacAGAAAATGACAGGCCTACGCATCACTTCCTCTCGCTCTGCGTCCTTGTCTTTTGTTTCACTGGTTGGTGGAACCATTCAATCAAAAATCCTTCCCCAGGTTACATTGACAACATCAAACCACCTCAGAGgggctttgttttttattgctgaATGGACGAGGAGAGGAGCTTATTATGCTGATGAGACATTTCTCGCACCACACAAAAGATATTAAATGATATTTAATTGAAGTAAACCAGCCCAATTGTGCTGCTGGAGTATTCACGTGGCCACCTCTTTATTAAAGGACACAACACAGCATCATTCACCCACATAGAACCATGAAAAGCTGCTGTGACTGAAGCTGGATGCTTTactaaaacagaaacacaaaacccAGCGCCGACACAGACAAAGAGGAGTAATAGAAGCCATCCTCTGTTTAATGAGGGGAACTCAATGGTCCATGTTCACACTGAGGCGCGCCCATCCAGGCAGACAAGATAGCGGCAACAAATGAAAGCtaaagctgcagcaggagatgTGTTGACATTTGGTATGTAGCATATTACATCTAATTGCATGCATCCATCTGGAGCTTGAAATACCAAGCGCAATACTGTGGGACGGGCAGCTGCATATGCAGACAACAAAAACCGACAGACATATGGAGCTAACACTTCACCAACACTGAGATTCCtgaacagactcacacactgaacacagccTGAATGTAGATTCACAAGGTGTCTACAGAATGCAGAGTGGGTTTGTACTAACTTAAAAATATCACTGTGTCCATCTTCCCcagtatgttgtgtgtgtgagattaaTCTCACTAAGTAAATACAAAAGGAGGACGAGGATCATCTTCACAtattaacaaaaacatctgtgtttCTAAATATTATATGCTCTGAGATTCTTAATAATAatatgatgattattattacaCATAAGATAGGTCTTAATTACTTCAGCCTGCATCAATGATGTTTAGAGTTGTACATGATAAATTGATTATTTAAGTAtgttgacagattttttttttaaacaaaatgataaatattgGCTCAAATATGGGGATTTGATGCTCTTTGGTAACAAAAGTACACTGATTTTTAAGTGTGTAAAAAAACCTTGCTCCAGTTACAATCTGTCAATAAACCAAACAGTGAAATCAAAATGAGGGTCACATCAGGTGGAAACTTTAGACCACAAAAACTCAGAATTTAATTTGGTCTGACACCCTTCTCCATTAGACAAACACAACTGTGGAATGATTTTATGCATTTCACTGAAATTAATAACTTTTAGGGTTTTTGAGACGTAAAGAAGTAAAACACtgtatgaaacataaaaaagtcTGTGAGCACTGAATGTTGCTTCCTCTTTTAATTCTTATTTCACTGTTTGTCATTATCTTAGTCACTTACTTGTATTGTATTATAATGCCTGCATGTATATAGTATCACTGTTTCTCTGCCTTTTAAGTCTAAtgcttctgttttaatcctGAAAACTTTGCCAGGGTCAGAGGTTACAAGTTAGCCACGGCTAGAGACCTGTATGCATGGCATCTGTACTCTGTATTTTACATTATGAAGCAATGCTCATTGCATGCGTCAGCgttaaataaagatatcttTAGAAGTTGGACTGTtgacaggacaaaaaaaaaccttaggAAGAAATAACATGAGACTTGTTTTTACGAGAAATTATTAGTGGCTTTACAGAGAAAATAATGGGCAGATTTAGTAAAAGTAATAACAATTTCTTGATTTAATCCTaatgaaatcatttaaaagtcCCTTTCAGAGTTTTTTAACCACCAGTTTTTGAAAGTTGAGCTTGTATCTAACATTTAGAAGCAGGCTAACATGTggttttaaatctaaaatgtcaCTGCATGCATGCAGCATGTTGTCAGGTCATAAGAAAGAAGTcaacatacacactcacatcaATCGTTCAGGTGCTGAGTCATAAAAAAATCCTTGAATATGAAGCAAATAGACTCACAACACTGTGGCTCCCAAAACACTTAATGCATTAAAAACACTTGTTTCACCCCTCACTGGTCACTTCATCAGGTGCTGTCTACTAAGCAGACAAGTAGGACTCACCTGTGGGTGTGGCCTTCAGAGACGAGAAATCTGACTTAAAGCATGGAAGAAGCCCTGCTTCACCCCAGGAATCTGAGAACACTCAGACCATAAATAATACAAACTCTATAGGTTGACATGTATGtacaaaacatacagaaaacacatgaaaatgaTTTGTTCAAACAGGGTaataagaacacacacatacaaatagtTTGTAAAAACCTCAAAAGGTGCATTGAGTTTCAATCTTCTTACTAAATATCAGCCGCTACAAACTTCTACTCCTGGATGTGTTCAGCAACAACCTTCAACATAAATTAACTCAACAATTGATGTTAAAGCACAAACAAAGCTGAGCAGACACGCTGATGTAGAGCTGAGATTTCTGTGCCTTTACTGTTCAGACTGTTCTCTgagacaaatacaaacactaGCTGACAGCCAGTGAACACAGTCTATGCAGCTTTATTGATATTCAGCTGTACTCCAGTGTTCCCCAGTGCTGAGCCCTTGCATGACAATGTCAGTTGTTAAGCTGCCTTTGCACCCTCTCACTCTgccgtgtttgtgttttttttatagtttcatttttcaaaagacCAGAAATCCTCAAAAAGGAATGAAATAAATTGTAAATACTGAGAACAATTTGCCGTTCCTGACTTTTGAGTGTAGGGGTCAGGGCATGAGTTATCTGTTTAAAGGATGAGGCAGGAACTAAACAATATGAACAGACAACAAAATGATTTGCCAACCACTGCTGTATAGTCAAGATCTAGATCAAAAATAGGTCACTTAAGTATTTTtcatttgccaaaaaaaaatgtccttaaaCAACAAGACACTGTGCATTAAAGTAAATGTTGACTCAGAAGAGGAAATGGTGGATTTGTGCATATTCACTGCGCATGAATTCACTTTTAAATGGTTGATTATTTAT
Encoded proteins:
- the zgc:162707 gene encoding UPF0524 protein C3orf70 homolog B, with the translated sequence MAASGAQKCPKSEKLDEAQALAKSCAGRPDFLPCDGLSICATHSHGKCFKLHWCCHLGWCHCKYVYQPMTNVCKLPSTAVPPVETEYSNTMDLSVSLAERFLKLAPCFQSPPYLESPKYCVIADLFVDDYIVKRINGKMCYVQRPPPPLPEPPHAPTPTPPAPATPQRPKNPSSQPRQAVKNAPPTPHTPTPLQPVQQVYSEHKHRSPVDKIKGPKMDHCSSPSSSEDSGINALGLHYLESCEEESDEEEDEELSTDGNSSPGSLWDQDECSLLSPSKSMIEIIEKIETTV